A stretch of the Papaver somniferum cultivar HN1 chromosome 6, ASM357369v1, whole genome shotgun sequence genome encodes the following:
- the LOC113290672 gene encoding glutamic acid-rich protein-like: protein MSTSVNISQDGKSALEDNILCESTEQADTYNVDSGDWQTFLEKQLDEISEDGDSEIDQDVEKDMSEFNSILSVIFTRKLSTTDVIELIAHLSRENRKLRKIFTGFFYGYKNSRYLLKDYKDSLHSKTLEFENLNRKHYLLNKKLVETEARTNSQQSKSKEQNESDSFNKNPLEDQLAEDLERIKFLEEEVVRLRRLNHSTINLSSLLDVGRNHGDKRGLGYDGIDTSPINKEVKFVKAVGPSTPENPPEQAGTSESPKCSNKILTENISESNHRKTPTKDQHSNRRSHKVKTKNFTRFNKYCYYCKDKGHMQRDCKNRKMKNALSFVSKELDSVIYKNLSDHHFPVRQTNYYKNSKSYHKRNIPKRKNKIKGNTFINGDMRSDISRWKDAMSLEMKNLHSKSTYKLIPKSEKVSKKKLSKTYSKKNNPVVILDKDDYECLVLRLKKDLEISNDINVKASFDDLLHCSKEELTEEHRINLIMTFQHRDWLKERIVQVRGVLAELKIMVAPDYNRVSSSSEKQFGNAKSKMRSFADVHAKLQKAGLAVEDEPRSFVEGVASDPYAYEVEPSWEPIGREIEPYPPGMEAYRLAKIDFQAEWKEDDYLDAAYDDLEDHLEEIPEENSEYDSGEELEEDSVEDDDPEKDKDCEDDDESDV from the exons ATGAGTACTTCAGTTAACATAAGTCAAGATGGAAAATCAGCACTTGAGGATAACATCTTATGTGAATCTACTGAACAGGCTGACACCTATAATGTAGACTCTGGTGATTGGCAAACTTTCCTTGAAAAacaacttgatgaaatttctgaagatggtgactcaGAAATCGATCAAGATGTTGAAAAAGATATGTCAGAATTCAATTCTATACTAAGTGTTATCTTTACAAGAAAACTTTCTACGACAGATGTGATTGAGCTCATTGCTCATCTCAGTAGAGAAAATAGGAAACTAAGAAAGATTTTCACTGGTTTCTTCTATGGATATAAGAATTCCAGATATCTTCTTAAAGACTACAAAGATAGTCTACACTCAAAAACCCTTGAGTTTGAGAATCTCAACAGGAAACATTACTTGTTGAATAAGAAGCTTGTTGAGACAGAAGCAAGGACTAATTCTCAACAATCAAAAAGTAAGGAACAAAATGAGTCTGATTCCTTCAACAAAAATCCTCTTGAGGATCAACTAGCTGAAGATCTTGAAAGAATCAAGTTCTTAGAAGAGGAAGTTGTAAGGCTAAGAAGACTTAATCATAGCACAATCAATTTATCTTCCTTGTTGGATGTAGGAAGAAATCATGGAGACAAACGTGGATTGggatatgatggaattgatacttCGCCAATCAACAAGGAAGTAAAATTTGTAAAAGCTGTTGGCCCTTCCACTCCAGAAAATCCACCTGAACAAGCTGGTACGTCTGAgtcacccaagtgctcaaataagATTCTGACAGAAAACATCTCCGAAAGCAATCATAGGAAGACTCCAACTAAGGATCAGCATAGTAACCGACGTTCTCATAAAGTTAAAACTAAAAACTTTACTCGATTTAATAAGTATTGTTATTATTGTAAAGATAAAGGTCATATGCAAAGGGATTGTAAAAATCGAAAGATGAAAAACGCTCTATCATTTGTATCTAAAGAATTGGACAGTGTCATCTACAAAAACCTCTCAGATCATCACTTTCCTGTGAGACAAACGAATTAttacaaaaattcaaaatcatatcaTAAAAGAAACATTCCTAAAAGGAAGAATAAAATAAAGGGTAACACATTTATCAATGGGGATATGAGATCTGATATTTCAAGATGGAAAGATGCAATGTCACTAGAAATGAAGAATCTTCATTCAAAATCCACCTACAAGTTGATACCAAAATCCGAGAAGGTATCCAAAAAGAAGTTATCTAAAACATATTCTAAGAAAAACAATCCGGTTGTAATCTTAGACAAAGATGACTATGAATGTCTAGTACTTCGACTCAAAAAGGATCTAGAGATATCCAACGATATCAATGTGAAAGCATCTTTCGATGACTTGCTACAct GTAGTAAGGAAGAATTAACTGAAGAACATAGAATCAATCTCATTATGACTTTTCAGCATCGAGACTGGCTCAAAGAAAGAATTGTTCAAGTAAGAGGTGTTCTTGCTGAACTCAAG ATAATGGTGGCTCCTGATTATAATCGtgtatcttcttcttctgaaaaaCAATTTGGAAACGCCAAATCAAAGATGAGGAgttttgcagatgttcatgctAAG CTTCAGAAGGCGGGACTAGCGGTTGAGGACGAACCACGATCTTTCGTTGAAGGCGTAGCCTCTGATCCATATGCATATGAAGTTGAACCTTCCTGGGAACCTATTGGTCGTGAAATTGAGCCATATCCACCTGGCATGGAGGCTTATCGATTGGCCAAGATCGATTTTCAAGCTGAATGGAAAGAAGATGACTACTTAGATGCAGCCTATGATGATCTTGAAGACCATCTCGAAGAGATTCCTGAAGAAAACTCTGAGTACGATTCTGgagaagaacttgaagaagattCCGTAGAAGATGATGATCCTGAAAAAGATAAAGATTGTGAGGACGATGACGAATCTGATGTTTAG